In Candidatus Binatia bacterium, one genomic interval encodes:
- a CDS encoding DUF1499 domain-containing protein: MTSRWPIWVLAMALFSCAGTRPTDIGVIDGHLAPCPSSPNCVSSDADADDSTHYVAPFVLATEPAAAWKAAETAVAAIPRTEVFTQTPDYLYAECTSTLMGFVDDLELQLRAHDGIIAVRSASRIGYGDMGVNRTRIEDLRSTLLAKGAIKPAK, from the coding sequence ATGACTTCACGCTGGCCGATCTGGGTACTCGCCATGGCTCTCTTCTCTTGTGCAGGAACACGCCCTACGGACATCGGCGTGATCGATGGCCATCTGGCCCCGTGCCCCTCTTCGCCGAACTGTGTGTCGAGCGACGCGGACGCCGACGACTCGACGCACTACGTGGCACCGTTCGTTCTGGCGACGGAGCCCGCCGCCGCGTGGAAGGCAGCCGAAACGGCCGTCGCGGCGATACCGCGCACCGAGGTCTTCACCCAGACTCCCGACTACCTCTACGCGGAGTGCACGAGCACGCTGATGGGCTTCGTCGACGACCTCGAACTGCAGCTCCGGGCCCACGACGGCATCATCGCCGTCCGCTCGGCCTCGCGAATCGGGTACGGCGACATGGGAGTGAACCGCACGCGCATCGAAGACTTGCGGAGCACCCTCCTCGCCAAGGGCGCGATCAAACCAGCGAAGTAG
- a CDS encoding DUF3089 domain-containing protein: protein MRSIGILTVCALLAACGDGASTNSGFASAPTIFFADHESDIYEVDEHWLCRKDLPGDVCDTNLDSTEVQADGTLTAEPHVPASDPTFDCFYVYPTVRLGAEGNAPFDGNYKEEIFTVRNQAARFGRSCEMYAPIYRQRTLTAPAGSTSGQAYADVIDSFRYYLGHWNQGRPFMLIGHSQGAGHLRRLIQDEIDGNDALRAQMISAMILGSTVVVPAGEDIGGSFQNIPACRSVDQFNCVLSYASFRATAPPPDNSIFGRSREEGTQALCTNPAGLGGGLGDLTSYFNLFENSQFAVADPDRAWADDVVDPPAISTPFISFPGLVSSECVADDQFSYLSLVINPDPGPRADDVGGDLTPDWGMHIIDANVALGNLISIVERQADAWHAARR from the coding sequence ATGCGCTCGATCGGGATTCTAACAGTATGCGCCCTCCTCGCCGCTTGCGGAGACGGGGCTTCGACCAACTCGGGCTTCGCGTCTGCACCGACCATCTTCTTCGCCGACCACGAAAGCGACATCTACGAGGTCGACGAGCACTGGCTGTGCCGCAAGGACCTGCCGGGTGACGTCTGCGACACCAATCTCGACTCCACCGAGGTCCAAGCCGACGGAACTCTGACCGCCGAACCGCACGTGCCCGCCAGCGATCCGACCTTCGACTGCTTCTACGTCTACCCAACGGTGCGACTCGGAGCCGAAGGCAACGCTCCGTTCGATGGCAACTACAAGGAAGAGATCTTCACGGTTCGCAACCAGGCCGCACGGTTCGGACGCTCCTGCGAGATGTACGCGCCGATCTACCGCCAACGGACGCTAACAGCGCCGGCGGGCAGCACCTCCGGACAGGCGTACGCCGATGTGATCGATTCGTTCCGATACTATCTGGGGCACTGGAACCAGGGGCGACCGTTCATGCTGATCGGACACTCCCAGGGCGCAGGCCATCTCCGGCGCTTGATCCAAGATGAGATCGACGGCAACGACGCCCTCCGCGCGCAGATGATCTCCGCGATGATCCTCGGCAGCACCGTCGTGGTCCCGGCCGGCGAAGACATCGGCGGTTCCTTCCAGAACATTCCCGCGTGCCGGTCCGTCGATCAGTTCAACTGCGTCCTCTCATACGCCTCGTTCCGCGCAACCGCGCCGCCTCCCGACAACTCGATCTTCGGCAGATCCCGCGAGGAAGGGACTCAAGCACTCTGCACGAATCCGGCCGGGCTCGGCGGTGGCCTCGGAGACCTGACGTCCTACTTCAATCTCTTCGAGAACTCCCAATTCGCGGTGGCCGACCCCGACCGCGCCTGGGCCGACGACGTCGTAGACCCTCCGGCGATCTCGACGCCGTTCATCTCCTTCCCCGGCCTCGTGAGTTCCGAGTGCGTCGCCGACGACCAGTTCTCCTACCTCTCTCTCGTCATCAACCCGGACCCGGGCCCGCGCGCCGACGACGTCGGCGGCGATCTCACACCCGACTGGGGGATGCACATCATCGATGCAAACGTGGCGCTCGGGAACCTGATCTCGATCGTCGAACGCCAGGCCGATGCCTGGCACGCGGCACGGCGGTAA